From Gemmatimonadaceae bacterium, the proteins below share one genomic window:
- a CDS encoding sigma-70 family RNA polymerase sigma factor, protein MTDQAPPATGTHAEFSTLALTALDDVYRFARSLTRDEADAEDVVQETYLRAFRSWKTFQMGTDVRRWLFTIARNVFLRSKERGKREVTLDDDGAEAVDAAEARDVWLRRGLEPILARADLGPAIQQALAEIPEAFRSVVILVDMEDQSYEDAAAVLEVPVGTVRSRLFRGRKLLQEKLMAHAQDAGFATASDGTQRDS, encoded by the coding sequence ATGACCGACCAAGCGCCCCCCGCGACGGGCACGCACGCCGAGTTCAGCACGCTCGCGCTGACGGCCCTGGATGACGTCTATCGCTTCGCCCGATCGCTGACCCGCGATGAGGCGGACGCCGAGGACGTCGTGCAGGAGACCTACCTGCGTGCGTTCCGCAGTTGGAAGACCTTTCAGATGGGCACCGATGTACGGCGATGGCTTTTCACGATCGCGCGCAACGTGTTCCTGCGCTCCAAGGAGCGTGGCAAGCGCGAGGTCACCTTGGATGACGATGGGGCAGAGGCCGTGGATGCGGCGGAAGCGCGGGATGTCTGGCTTCGGCGTGGACTGGAGCCCATTCTCGCCCGCGCCGATCTCGGCCCGGCGATCCAGCAGGCGCTCGCGGAGATCCCTGAGGCCTTCCGTTCCGTCGTGATTCTCGTGGACATGGAAGACCAATCCTATGAGGATGCGGCGGCCGTGCTCGAGGTGCCCGTAGGCACCGTGCGTTCCCGGCTGTTCCGGGGACGAAAGCTGCTGCAGGAGAAGTTGATGGCCCATGCACAGGACGCCGGCTTCGCCACCGCGTCCGACGGCACCCAGAGGGACTCGTGA
- the pdxH gene encoding pyridoxamine 5'-phosphate oxidase — translation MDLSHLRAEYRQASLDIGDVDADPLKQFHRWFSEAREAGQHEPNAMALGTAGSDGEPNVRMVLLKEADARGFVFFTDYRSVKSEELGSNARGALCFWWHTLERQVRVRGAVQRVDEAESAAYFQQRPRGSQLGAWASAQSSVLSARDALVRRHEELESQYEGVDVPLPPHWGGFRVVPEVYEFWQGRESRLHDRLRYRPVGSNWTIERLSP, via the coding sequence ATGGACCTGTCCCATTTGAGAGCGGAGTACCGCCAAGCCAGTCTCGATATCGGAGACGTGGACGCCGACCCGCTCAAGCAGTTTCATCGCTGGTTCTCCGAGGCGCGCGAGGCCGGACAGCACGAGCCGAACGCGATGGCCCTCGGCACCGCCGGCAGTGACGGCGAGCCCAACGTGCGGATGGTGCTGCTCAAGGAGGCCGATGCGCGCGGGTTCGTCTTCTTTACCGACTATCGGTCCGTGAAGTCGGAGGAGTTGGGGAGCAACGCGCGGGGGGCACTCTGTTTTTGGTGGCACACGCTCGAGCGACAGGTGCGGGTGCGGGGGGCGGTGCAGCGTGTGGACGAGGCGGAGTCCGCGGCGTACTTCCAACAGCGGCCGCGTGGCAGCCAGCTGGGCGCCTGGGCTTCCGCGCAAAGTTCGGTGCTCTCCGCGCGTGACGCGTTGGTCCGCCGCCACGAGGAACTCGAATCGCAGTACGAGGGCGTCGACGTTCCGCTCCCGCCGCACTGGGGCGGGTTCCGCGTGGTGCCGGAGGTCTACGAGTTCTGGCAGGGCCGCGAGAGCCGGCTGCACGATCGGCTGCGGTATCGCCCGGTCGGGAGCAACTGGACGATCGAGCGGCTCAGCCCGTAG
- a CDS encoding tetratricopeptide repeat protein — translation MLRRLCVHAVVLAALLPASVSAQAGRAAFDEGVRLMGRNDAARAEKQFERAIAQEPKVGEYHLWLGRAVGQQAQEASILRQPFLARRTKAAFEKAVELDPELLDARDGLIQFYLMAPAVMGGSVDKAQEQQREIARRNPVRGHQAAANIAWHARDTVATERALRAAAAAVPDSLGPTLSLASRLVNWNRAEQAAAVYIEFLGRHPDSRPVRYQFGRMSAVSGHELAAGERYLRALIADTTWEPSTWMPSRAAVHARLGDVLRRQQRREDARAEYDRALALDKDLEIAKAGLKALP, via the coding sequence ATGCTGCGCCGTCTCTGCGTCCACGCTGTGGTTCTCGCCGCCCTGCTTCCGGCCAGCGTCAGCGCACAGGCCGGCCGCGCCGCCTTCGACGAAGGCGTGCGGCTGATGGGCCGCAACGACGCAGCACGCGCCGAGAAGCAGTTCGAGCGCGCCATCGCGCAGGAGCCCAAGGTCGGGGAATATCACCTCTGGCTCGGGCGCGCCGTGGGACAGCAGGCTCAGGAGGCGAGCATCCTGCGGCAGCCGTTTCTCGCCAGACGCACGAAGGCCGCGTTCGAGAAAGCGGTGGAGCTGGATCCAGAGTTGCTCGATGCGCGCGACGGCCTGATCCAGTTCTACTTGATGGCGCCTGCCGTGATGGGCGGTAGCGTGGACAAGGCGCAGGAGCAGCAGCGCGAGATCGCTCGGCGGAATCCAGTGCGCGGACACCAGGCGGCCGCGAACATCGCCTGGCACGCGCGCGACACGGTGGCCACCGAGCGCGCCCTGCGCGCGGCTGCCGCTGCCGTCCCTGACAGTCTCGGGCCGACGCTATCGCTTGCGAGCCGTCTCGTGAATTGGAATCGCGCGGAGCAGGCGGCGGCCGTGTACATCGAGTTCCTTGGTCGGCACCCCGACAGTCGTCCCGTCCGCTACCAGTTCGGTCGGATGTCCGCCGTGAGTGGACACGAGTTGGCCGCCGGAGAGCGATATCTGCGCGCGCTTATCGCCGACACGACTTGGGAGCCTTCCACGTGGATGCCGTCGCGCGCTGCGGTCCACGCAAGACTCGGCGACGTGCTACGCCGTCAGCAACGGCGAGAGGATGCCCGCGCCGAGTACGATCGCGCGCTGGCTCTGGACAAGGATCTGGAGATCGCGAAGGCAGGGCTCAAGGCGCTGCCGTGA
- the rsgA gene encoding ribosome small subunit-dependent GTPase A: protein MSRREGIVVEGTGGVWQVRSSDGAVVAAALAGRLKQEERGSVKLAVGDHVSVEPEERGQGWRIVEIAKRRSVLARREPGGRFGERVLAANVDQVLVVFAVAKPEPHLRMIDRFLVVCEANDLHAHVVLNKVDLATDDAQVDAFARPYERAGYPVHRTSVKADVGLDELRGVLHGRVTAVAGPSGVGKSSLLNTLHPGVALRTQEISESVNKGRHTTVGAKLLALPDGDEGYLVDTPGLREVGMWGLPAGALDQCFPEFAPYLGECRFQDCTHDVEPGCAVREALAAGNLDVGRYESYVKLLGELRLSDRVR, encoded by the coding sequence GTGAGCCGCCGCGAGGGCATCGTCGTTGAAGGCACCGGCGGTGTGTGGCAGGTGCGCTCGAGCGACGGCGCCGTCGTGGCCGCGGCGCTAGCCGGCCGGCTCAAGCAGGAAGAACGCGGGAGCGTGAAGCTGGCCGTCGGCGACCACGTCAGCGTCGAACCCGAGGAGCGTGGCCAAGGCTGGCGCATCGTTGAGATCGCCAAGCGGCGCAGCGTGCTCGCGCGTCGCGAGCCTGGCGGCCGATTCGGGGAGCGCGTGCTCGCCGCCAATGTCGACCAGGTCTTGGTGGTCTTCGCCGTGGCCAAGCCGGAGCCGCACCTGCGCATGATCGACCGCTTCCTCGTCGTCTGCGAGGCCAACGACCTGCACGCGCACGTCGTGCTCAACAAGGTGGACTTGGCGACGGACGACGCGCAGGTGGATGCGTTTGCGCGCCCGTATGAGCGCGCGGGATATCCCGTGCACCGCACCAGCGTGAAGGCGGATGTCGGACTCGACGAACTGCGCGGCGTGCTGCACGGACGGGTCACGGCGGTGGCCGGTCCGTCCGGCGTCGGCAAGTCGTCCCTGCTCAACACGCTGCACCCCGGTGTCGCGCTGCGCACGCAGGAGATCTCGGAGTCCGTGAACAAGGGCCGCCACACCACCGTGGGCGCCAAGCTGCTCGCCCTGCCGGACGGAGACGAGGGCTATCTCGTGGACACCCCCGGGCTGCGCGAGGTTGGCATGTGGGGCCTGCCGGCGGGTGCGCTCGATCAGTGCTTCCCCGAGTTCGCGCCCTACCTCGGCGAGTGCCGCTTCCAGGACTGCACCCACGACGTCGAGCCGGGCTGCGCCGTGCGCGAGGCATTGGCCGCCGGGAACCTCGATGTCGGCCGCTACGAGAGCTATGTCAAACTCTTGGGGGAACTCCGCCTGTCCGATCGCGTACGCTAG
- a CDS encoding proline dehydrogenase family protein — protein MLRKSLLYLSHQPQIFKFVRNNGLAKRFASRFVAGETVSSACDAVAELNARGITGTLDLLGESVTNADEATATVTTYLELLDAMHARGLEVNVSVKLTALGQDIDDAVCEANTRAILERARQYGGFVRLDMEGSAYTQRTLDFFSQRLFPDFPETVGIVLQSALRRTLDDVQWSIDKQCRVRLCKGAYLEPPVVAFPDKKDVDANYVAAMHKLMEKGRYVGLATHDETVIAEARRFAEARGIAPDRFEFQMLYGVRRDLQEQLVKDGWRMRVYVPFGTQWYPYLMRRLAERPANIAFITGNVMREVLRRR, from the coding sequence ATGCTCCGCAAGTCCCTGCTGTACCTCTCGCACCAACCGCAGATCTTCAAGTTCGTCCGCAACAACGGCCTCGCGAAGCGCTTTGCCTCGCGCTTCGTGGCCGGCGAGACCGTCAGCTCGGCCTGTGATGCCGTCGCCGAACTCAACGCCAGGGGCATCACGGGCACGCTGGATCTGCTCGGCGAGTCCGTGACCAACGCTGACGAGGCCACGGCCACTGTGACGACCTACCTCGAGTTGCTCGACGCCATGCACGCGCGCGGCCTGGAGGTGAACGTCTCGGTGAAGCTCACCGCACTGGGACAGGACATCGACGATGCGGTCTGCGAGGCAAACACGCGTGCGATCCTGGAACGCGCGCGGCAGTACGGCGGCTTCGTGCGGCTGGATATGGAAGGCAGCGCCTACACGCAGCGCACGTTGGACTTCTTCTCCCAGCGGCTGTTCCCCGACTTTCCGGAAACCGTCGGGATCGTGCTGCAGAGTGCATTGCGCCGCACGCTCGATGACGTGCAGTGGAGCATCGACAAGCAGTGCCGGGTGCGGCTCTGCAAGGGCGCCTATCTCGAACCCCCCGTCGTCGCGTTTCCCGACAAGAAGGACGTGGACGCGAACTACGTGGCCGCCATGCACAAGCTGATGGAGAAGGGCCGCTACGTTGGACTTGCCACGCACGACGAGACCGTCATTGCCGAGGCGCGTCGCTTTGCCGAAGCACGCGGCATCGCCCCCGATCGTTTCGAGTTCCAGATGCTGTACGGCGTGCGCCGGGACCTGCAGGAGCAGCTCGTGAAGGACGGCTGGCGCATGCGCGTGTACGTGCCCTTTGGCACGCAGTGGTATCCGTATCTGATGCGGCGTCTCGCCGAGCGTCCGGCCAACATCGCCTTCATCACGGGCAACGTGATGCGGGAAGTGCTTCGCCGCCGCTGA
- the fadJ gene encoding fatty acid oxidation complex subunit alpha FadJ, translated as MSTALTLEMVDGVAVITFDLKGESINKFSPAVIDEFTAMIDHLEKDSAVKAAVLMSGKPGTFIAGADIDQFLEFKTAEDARKASAFGHTMMQRIEKGRVPVVAAIEGACLGGGLEFSLACAYRIAADTPKTVLALPEVQLGLIPGAGGTQRLPRKVGLQVALDMILTGKNVRAKKALQTGLVEELVHPAILRETAIDRARQIAAGSIPRSRDARKHGAKELLLDDNPLGRAVVFRQAREMTQKKSKGHYPALFAAIDAIAAGYGSSEAAGFAEEARLFGEMAMTPVCKQLMFLFYATTALKKDSGVSGDAPPARKIDRIAVLGSGFMGAGIASITVQKGVPVRFKDTDANRVAKGVGAVRDVLKDRLTKRQLTRQQFEDQLGLVSGTVDYTGFGRVPLVIEAVFEDLSVKHKVLAETEAVLGADAIFATNTSTIPITKIAAASKRPERVIGMHFFSPVHKMPLLEVIVTPRTSAETVTTVVEFGRRIGKTVIIVNDAPGFYVNRILAPYVNQAGLMLDEGVAIDAIDKAMSQFGFPVGPINLIDEVGLDIAGKSGAIMAEAFGGRMSPSVALQKVLSAGRLGRKGKQGFYEYDEKGKRGDVDESVYQLYPGGTKRKTVPKDEIQRRLALAMVNEAARCLEEGIIRSARDGDIGAVFGIGFPPFRGGPFRHMDAVGIAEVVKQLEALDATHPGRFTPARVLVEMAREGRTFYPREGRPV; from the coding sequence ATGAGCACGGCGCTGACCCTGGAGATGGTGGACGGCGTCGCCGTCATCACCTTCGACCTCAAGGGCGAGAGCATCAACAAGTTCTCGCCGGCCGTGATCGACGAGTTCACGGCGATGATCGATCACTTGGAGAAGGACAGCGCTGTAAAGGCGGCCGTGCTGATGAGCGGCAAGCCGGGCACCTTCATCGCCGGCGCGGACATCGACCAGTTCCTCGAGTTCAAGACGGCCGAGGACGCGCGCAAGGCGAGCGCGTTCGGCCACACGATGATGCAGCGCATCGAGAAGGGGCGCGTGCCGGTGGTCGCCGCCATCGAAGGCGCCTGCCTCGGCGGCGGCCTCGAGTTCTCGCTGGCTTGCGCGTACCGCATCGCGGCCGACACGCCGAAGACGGTGCTCGCGCTGCCGGAAGTGCAGCTCGGGCTCATCCCGGGCGCGGGCGGCACGCAACGCCTGCCGCGCAAGGTCGGGCTGCAGGTCGCGCTCGACATGATCCTCACGGGCAAGAACGTGCGCGCCAAGAAGGCGCTGCAAACCGGCCTCGTCGAGGAACTCGTTCACCCGGCGATCCTGCGCGAGACAGCCATCGATCGCGCGCGACAGATCGCTGCCGGCAGCATCCCGCGCAGCCGCGATGCGCGCAAGCACGGCGCCAAGGAACTGCTGCTCGATGACAACCCGCTCGGCCGCGCCGTCGTGTTCCGCCAGGCGCGCGAGATGACGCAGAAAAAGTCCAAGGGCCACTACCCGGCGTTGTTTGCGGCCATCGATGCCATTGCCGCCGGCTACGGCAGTTCCGAGGCCGCGGGTTTCGCAGAGGAGGCACGGCTGTTCGGCGAGATGGCGATGACGCCGGTCTGCAAGCAGCTGATGTTCCTGTTCTACGCGACGACCGCGCTGAAGAAGGACAGTGGCGTGTCCGGCGATGCACCGCCTGCACGCAAGATCGACCGCATCGCTGTGCTCGGCAGCGGTTTCATGGGTGCCGGCATCGCCTCCATCACGGTACAGAAGGGCGTGCCGGTGCGCTTCAAGGACACCGATGCCAACCGTGTGGCGAAAGGCGTCGGCGCGGTGCGCGACGTGCTCAAGGACCGGCTCACCAAGCGGCAGCTCACGCGGCAGCAATTCGAGGACCAGCTCGGGCTTGTCTCGGGCACCGTGGACTACACGGGCTTCGGACGCGTGCCGTTGGTGATCGAGGCGGTGTTCGAGGATCTCAGCGTCAAGCACAAGGTGCTGGCCGAGACGGAGGCCGTGCTCGGCGCCGATGCGATCTTCGCGACGAACACGAGCACGATTCCCATCACGAAGATTGCCGCGGCGTCGAAGCGGCCCGAGCGCGTGATCGGGATGCACTTCTTCTCGCCGGTGCACAAGATGCCGCTGCTCGAGGTCATCGTGACGCCGCGCACGTCGGCGGAGACGGTGACCACGGTGGTGGAGTTCGGCCGTCGCATCGGCAAGACGGTGATCATCGTGAATGACGCGCCGGGCTTCTACGTGAACCGCATCCTGGCGCCGTACGTGAACCAGGCTGGGTTGATGCTCGACGAAGGCGTGGCCATCGACGCCATCGACAAGGCGATGTCGCAGTTCGGCTTCCCGGTCGGACCCATCAACCTCATCGACGAGGTCGGCCTCGACATCGCTGGGAAATCGGGCGCGATCATGGCGGAGGCCTTTGGCGGACGGATGTCACCAAGCGTGGCCCTGCAGAAGGTGCTCAGCGCGGGCCGCTTGGGGCGTAAGGGCAAGCAGGGCTTCTACGAGTACGACGAGAAGGGCAAGCGCGGCGATGTGGACGAGAGCGTCTATCAGCTCTATCCCGGCGGTACGAAGCGCAAGACCGTGCCGAAGGACGAGATCCAGCGGCGGCTCGCACTGGCGATGGTGAACGAGGCCGCGCGCTGTCTTGAGGAAGGCATCATTCGTTCGGCGCGCGATGGCGACATCGGCGCGGTGTTCGGCATCGGCTTCCCGCCGTTCCGTGGCGGGCCCTTCCGGCATATGGATGCGGTGGGCATCGCGGAGGTGGTGAAGCAGTTGGAGGCGCTGGATGCCACGCATCCGGGGCGGTTCACGCCGGCGCGCGTGCTGGTGGAGATGGCACGCGAGGGGCGGACGTTCTATCCACGGGAAGGGAGGCCGGTATGA
- the fadI gene encoding acetyl-CoA C-acyltransferase FadI, with product MPIYEPGRRIAIIAGVRTPFAKAGTTLKALGAIELGKIAVSELVHRTDLDPAALDLLVFGTVIPNVTAPNIAREIALMPLLPKGVDSFSVSRACASANQAITDAADQIALGHAEIAIAGGAESLSNVPILHSRGFSDALVAASKAKTLPQRVQAFSKIRGKDFIPITPAIAEPTTGETMGQSAEKMAKLNSIAREAQDQLAYASHRNAAAGTADGRLTKEIAPVMLPPRYEEAMTADNGIRSDTTLEALAGLKPVFDKRYGTVTAGNASPLTDGGAAVLLMREDVAKSLGYAPNAYIRSYAYAALDPGEQLLQAPVLAAPMALKRAGLSLKDMDLVEMHEAFAAQVLSNLAGFESKYWAERAGFSEPVGAVDRSKLNVMGGSVAIGHPFGATGARITTTLVNELQRRGGQFGLMTVCAAGGLGFSMVVERA from the coding sequence ATGCCCATCTACGAGCCGGGACGGCGCATCGCGATCATCGCGGGCGTCCGCACTCCCTTCGCCAAGGCCGGCACCACCCTCAAGGCGCTTGGCGCGATCGAGCTTGGCAAGATCGCCGTGAGCGAGCTGGTGCACCGTACCGACCTCGATCCTGCCGCCCTCGACCTCCTCGTCTTCGGCACGGTCATCCCCAACGTCACCGCGCCGAACATCGCGCGCGAAATCGCGCTGATGCCGCTGCTGCCCAAGGGCGTGGACAGCTTCAGTGTCTCGCGCGCCTGTGCGTCGGCCAACCAGGCCATCACCGACGCCGCGGACCAGATTGCGCTCGGCCACGCGGAGATCGCCATCGCGGGCGGCGCAGAGTCGCTGTCGAACGTGCCGATCCTGCACTCGCGCGGCTTTTCTGATGCTCTCGTCGCGGCCTCGAAAGCCAAGACGCTGCCACAGCGCGTGCAGGCCTTCAGCAAGATCCGCGGCAAGGACTTCATTCCCATCACGCCGGCCATCGCCGAGCCGACGACAGGCGAGACGATGGGCCAGTCGGCGGAGAAGATGGCGAAGCTGAACTCCATCGCACGCGAGGCGCAGGACCAGCTGGCGTACGCGTCGCACCGGAATGCCGCTGCGGGCACGGCGGACGGCCGCCTGACGAAGGAGATCGCACCGGTGATGCTGCCGCCCAGGTACGAGGAGGCGATGACGGCCGACAATGGCATCCGTTCCGACACGACGCTGGAGGCGCTGGCCGGTCTGAAGCCGGTGTTCGACAAGCGCTACGGCACGGTGACGGCCGGCAACGCCTCGCCGCTCACCGACGGTGGCGCCGCGGTGCTGCTCATGCGCGAGGACGTGGCCAAGTCGCTCGGCTACGCGCCCAATGCCTACATCCGCTCCTATGCCTATGCGGCGCTGGATCCAGGCGAGCAGTTGCTGCAGGCGCCGGTGCTCGCGGCACCGATGGCGCTCAAACGTGCCGGGCTCTCGCTCAAGGACATGGACTTGGTGGAGATGCACGAGGCTTTCGCGGCGCAGGTGCTGTCGAACTTGGCGGGCTTCGAGTCCAAGTACTGGGCCGAGCGCGCTGGCTTCAGCGAGCCGGTGGGCGCGGTGGACCGCAGCAAGCTGAACGTGATGGGCGGTTCGGTGGCCATCGGACATCCCTTTGGCGCGACGGGCGCGCGCATCACCACCACGCTGGTGAACGAGCTGCAGCGCCGCGGCGGCCAGTTCGGCCTGATGACCGTCTGCGCTGCCGGCGGCCTCGGCTTCTCGATGGTCGTGGAGCGCGCATGA
- a CDS encoding glycerol-3-phosphate dehydrogenase/oxidase: MSVPRPPSRADRLISLSERQFDVLVIGGGITGAGVARDAARRGLSVALVEAEDFAAGTSSRSSRLVHGGVRYLEHGYIHLVWESSRERRRLLELAPHLVRPLRFTWPVYRGARVKRWQLAAALTAYDALAMFRNVGRHRRLGAAGVLDVEPQLADADLLGGATYWDAGTDDTRLTLANILDASAAGAVVLNHAPVQRLTFAKGDGPANGAEIRDMIGGNTVRVRAKLVVSCAGPWTDEIVRLENPDAGPAVRGTKGVHIAVPAERVGNVSAVTMLSPDDGRVMFTLPGSGGLTIIGTTDTPTAEHPREVRAAAADVRYLLNACNRFFPNAKLAEEDVVSAWAGIRPLVAAGNRGDPSSASREHKVELSPRGVLTATGGKLTTYRQQAQDIVDAIGKSLGRSMRACDTTRAPLPGERAATTPEDERLVPELAWRTADVDHAVTHEFAESVADVMIRRTFLAFELPDQGRTLAARVAAQMGQRLGWTEAGVRSAVHEYHDAVDRIFTITP, encoded by the coding sequence ATGTCCGTCCCACGCCCTCCCAGCCGTGCCGACCGCCTCATCTCGCTGAGCGAGCGGCAGTTCGACGTGCTCGTGATCGGTGGTGGAATCACGGGCGCGGGCGTGGCGCGCGACGCGGCGCGGCGCGGGCTGTCTGTGGCGCTGGTTGAGGCCGAGGACTTCGCGGCCGGGACCTCCAGCCGCTCCTCTCGGCTGGTGCACGGTGGGGTGCGATACCTCGAGCACGGCTACATCCACCTTGTGTGGGAGTCGAGTCGAGAGCGACGCCGCCTGCTGGAACTCGCTCCGCACCTGGTGCGTCCGCTGCGCTTCACCTGGCCGGTGTACCGCGGTGCCCGGGTGAAGCGATGGCAGCTGGCCGCGGCGCTCACGGCGTACGACGCGCTCGCGATGTTCCGGAATGTCGGACGCCACCGCCGGCTCGGAGCTGCCGGCGTCCTCGACGTCGAACCGCAGCTGGCCGACGCCGACCTGCTCGGTGGCGCCACCTACTGGGACGCGGGCACGGACGACACGCGGCTGACACTCGCGAACATTCTCGATGCCTCGGCGGCGGGCGCCGTCGTGCTCAATCACGCGCCCGTGCAGCGCCTCACGTTTGCCAAGGGCGATGGTCCCGCGAACGGCGCCGAGATCCGCGACATGATCGGCGGCAACACCGTCCGTGTCCGCGCCAAGCTGGTGGTGAGCTGCGCCGGCCCCTGGACCGACGAAATCGTGCGTCTCGAGAATCCCGACGCCGGGCCGGCCGTGCGCGGCACCAAGGGTGTGCACATCGCGGTGCCTGCCGAGCGCGTCGGCAATGTGTCGGCGGTGACGATGCTGAGTCCCGACGACGGTCGCGTCATGTTCACGCTACCGGGCAGCGGCGGGCTGACAATCATCGGGACCACGGACACGCCGACGGCGGAACACCCGCGTGAGGTGCGCGCCGCCGCCGCGGACGTTCGGTACCTGCTCAATGCCTGCAACCGGTTCTTTCCCAACGCGAAGCTGGCTGAGGAGGATGTGGTCTCGGCGTGGGCAGGAATCCGCCCGCTGGTGGCCGCTGGCAATCGGGGCGACCCGTCTTCGGCCTCGCGTGAGCACAAGGTCGAGTTGTCGCCGCGCGGCGTCTTGACGGCGACCGGCGGCAAGCTGACGACGTATCGGCAGCAGGCACAGGACATCGTCGACGCCATCGGCAAGTCACTGGGCCGGTCGATGCGGGCCTGCGACACGACTCGCGCGCCATTGCCCGGGGAGCGCGCGGCGACCACGCCGGAAGACGAGCGGCTCGTACCGGAACTCGCGTGGCGCACGGCCGACGTCGATCACGCGGTCACGCACGAGTTCGCCGAGTCGGTCGCAGACGTGATGATCCGACGTACCTTTCTGGCGTTCGAGCTGCCTGACCAGGGACGCACGCTGGCCGCGCGGGTCGCCGCGCAGATGGGACAGCGCCTGGGCTGGACCGAGGCCGGAGTCCGGAGCGCCGTGCACGAGTACCACGATGCGGTGGACCGCATCTTCACGATTACTCCATAG
- a CDS encoding exo-alpha-sialidase: MSIRSTLAATATVVLALACAGRERPAPTITAEQSPTGVDAAEPNLFALEDGRVVLSWLQRVDDSTHALKLAVRGSDGRWGETREVLRRSDLFVNWADFPSVVGLTDGRFVAHWLQRNGAGRYAYEVRMAESRDEGATWSASVTPHAAGVEAEHGFVSILPLAEGGARVFFLDGGENAMQLPASGGGHDDHESAAPMSLSTNLWGPSMGAASKVVLDTRICDCCQTSAALTAEGPVVIFRDRSDDEIRDISIVREVNGTWTTAQRVHADEWQLNACPVNGPAIVASGRTVAVAWFTGARDTAKVQLAFSTDAGATFGAPVRIDEGNPAGRVALQWLDDDAIVSWLERGNADTAYVKARRVTREGVAGAPIVVSASSGARSSGFPRMARAPEGLIFAWTMAGRPSEVRIATLRGGR; encoded by the coding sequence ATGTCGATCCGAAGCACGCTTGCCGCGACCGCGACGGTCGTCCTCGCGCTGGCCTGTGCCGGCCGCGAGCGGCCCGCGCCGACCATCACTGCCGAGCAGTCGCCGACAGGTGTCGACGCCGCCGAGCCCAATCTCTTTGCCCTCGAGGACGGCCGAGTCGTCCTGAGCTGGCTGCAGCGCGTGGACGACTCGACGCACGCGCTCAAGCTCGCCGTGCGGGGCAGCGATGGGCGCTGGGGCGAGACGCGTGAGGTGCTGCGCCGCTCCGACCTGTTCGTGAACTGGGCGGATTTTCCCTCGGTGGTCGGGCTGACCGACGGTCGATTCGTCGCGCACTGGCTGCAGCGCAACGGCGCGGGCCGCTACGCCTACGAGGTGCGCATGGCCGAGTCGCGCGACGAGGGAGCGACCTGGTCGGCGTCGGTCACCCCGCACGCGGCAGGCGTGGAGGCGGAGCACGGCTTCGTGTCGATCCTCCCGCTCGCCGAGGGCGGCGCGCGTGTGTTCTTCCTCGACGGCGGCGAGAACGCGATGCAGCTCCCGGCGAGCGGTGGCGGGCACGACGACCACGAGTCCGCCGCGCCGATGTCGTTGTCCACGAACCTCTGGGGTCCGTCGATGGGCGCGGCGAGCAAGGTGGTGCTCGACACGCGCATCTGCGATTGCTGTCAGACCAGCGCGGCGCTGACCGCCGAGGGCCCGGTCGTAATCTTCCGCGATCGCAGCGATGACGAGATTCGGGACATCTCAATCGTGCGAGAGGTCAACGGCACTTGGACGACTGCACAGCGCGTTCACGCCGACGAGTGGCAGCTGAATGCCTGCCCCGTGAACGGTCCGGCAATCGTGGCGTCCGGCCGCACGGTCGCGGTGGCTTGGTTCACGGGCGCGCGGGACACGGCGAAGGTGCAACTGGCATTCTCGACCGATGCGGGCGCCACGTTCGGTGCTCCCGTCCGCATCGACGAGGGAAACCCGGCAGGTCGCGTGGCGCTTCAGTGGCTTGATGATGATGCTATAGTGAGCTGGCTTGAGCGTGGAAATGCCGATACGGCCTACGTGAAGGCGCGTCGCGTCACGCGCGAGGGGGTCGCCGGAGCTCCGATTGTAGTGAGCGCATCGTCCGGCGCCCGATCCAGCGGCTTCCCGCGAATGGCGCGCGCGCCCGAAGGCCTCATCTTCGCGTGGACCATGGCTGGACGCCCCAGCGAAGTACGCATCGCCACGCTGCGAGGGGGCCGCTGA
- a CDS encoding TlpA family protein disulfide reductase, which produces MLLAIAPAVVAAACSADGATTSATIGQPAPAYAASQMDGSPVTLADHRGEVVLLNIWATWCKPCRQEIPALDSLYAEFAARGLVVAGVSIDVIDDTARIQGFARDLGATYPLWLDPDDRVSTTFRAIGVPATFLVDRNGVLRWRKMGAVHASDAGLRAVLDSALAPRAGN; this is translated from the coding sequence GTGTTGCTGGCGATAGCCCCTGCTGTCGTCGCTGCGGCCTGCTCTGCGGATGGCGCAACGACCTCGGCGACCATCGGCCAGCCGGCCCCCGCCTACGCAGCGTCGCAGATGGACGGCAGCCCCGTGACCCTCGCCGACCACCGTGGCGAGGTCGTGCTGCTCAACATCTGGGCCACCTGGTGCAAGCCCTGTCGCCAGGAGATCCCCGCGCTCGACTCGCTCTACGCGGAGTTCGCCGCGCGCGGCCTTGTCGTCGCCGGTGTCAGCATCGATGTCATCGACGATACGGCGCGCATCCAAGGCTTCGCCCGGGACCTCGGCGCGACCTACCCGCTCTGGCTGGACCCCGACGACCGGGTGTCAACGACATTCCGCGCGATCGGCGTGCCGGCCACGTTCCTCGTGGACCGCAACGGCGTGCTGCGCTGGCGGAAGATGGGCGCGGTGCACGCCTCGGACGCTGGACTGCGTGCCGTCCTCGACTCGGCGCTGGCGCCACGGGCTGGCAACTAG